From the genome of Campylobacter concisus:
GTCCTTGAGGACCAACACCAGTTTTACAAGCAAGCTCTAGTAACTCGTCTTCTAATTTGGCATATCTTGGATCAGAATTTTTACTATCGACTGAACGAACTGCTGCTTCTTTTGCCAAAAGTGCTGCCTTATCCATCGTACCGCCTATGCCAACGCCTATTGTTAGTGGAGGACAGGCATTTGGTCCAGCGTATTTTACAGCCTCTAAAAAGACTTTTTTTACACCCTCTATACCATCAGCTGGTACAAGCATTTTTAAAACCGATTTATTCTCACTACCAAAACCTTTTGGAGCCACTTTTATCTTTAGCTTATCTCCTGGTACGATTCTAGTGTGAATGACAGCTGGAGTGTTGTTTGTGGTATTTTTTCTCTCAAAAAGTGGCTCAGCAACGACTGACTTTCTTAGGTAGCCCTCAATGTAACCTTCCGCAATGCCCTCATTTATCGCATCTTCAATATATCCACCCTCAATATGCACATCTTGGCCGATCTGCACAAAAACAACCGTCATACCGGTGTCTTGGCAGATAGGCGCAACGCCCTCTTCTGCTAGCTTAGCATTTTGTAAAATTTTACCCAAAATGTCTTTGCCTAGTGACGAACTTTCGTTACTTTGAGCCTTTGTAAAAGCAGCCTTTAAATCTGGCGTCACGACATAACAGGCCTGTTTGCAAAGCTTGGCAACGACTTCTCTTATATCTTTTGTATTTATTATTCTCATCTTTACTCCTCGTAAAAAACAATTTTTAATTATATTAACTATATTTAAAATTTAAGATTAAATTTTCCTGCTGGATATCTACTCGAAAAAATTTATATGAGTTTATTTACTTGACTACAACTAGAATACTTGTCTAAAACAAATTTAATGAAATAAGTGGTGGCGAAATTGAGTCTAGAGCATCACAATATTGATAGAAATTTACATAGCATGGCTTATTTAAGCCATAAATATATAAATTTAAGACTGAATGCTCTCCTCTTCATTTTTTATCTTTTTTCTAACTTTTACGCGTGAGATACTAGCTCCATCCATCTTTCTTACTTCGTAATAGCAGTTTTCATCCTCGATCTTATCACCTACAACTGGCAAACGACCGATTAGATTGAAGACATATCCACCGATTGTAACTTGATCTGTCTCTTCATCAAAGCTTATACCAAGAACCTCTTCTACGCTCTCTAGATCATATCTGCCTTGAAATTCATAAATATTGTCATTTATCTTTTTATAGTGTTGATCGACTTCATCGTGCTCGTCATTAAAATCACCAAGCACCTCTTCCATTATATCTTCCATCGTAAGAAGTCCGGCTGTACCGCCGTACTCATCGACTACGAGTGCAGCTGAAATTTGCTCTTTATTCATCATTACAAGCACTTTTGAAATAGAAAGGCTCTCAGGCACGATGACAAATTTACGAACAATTGAGTCAAAGCTCTTCTCTTTATCTTTGCTAAAGTGGAGCTGCAAAATATCTCTAATGTGTATCATGCCCAAAATAATATCTTTTGAACCGTCTATATAAGGAAAGCGAGTATATTTTGACTCAAATACAACTTGTAAATTCTCTTCAAAGCTCTTTTGTTTATTTATGCAGATCATATCGCGCCTTGGCGTCATGATCTCTTTTGCGACTGTGTCACTAAAATCAACTGCATTTTTAATGATCTCAGTCTCAAAACTATCAAGCACGCCACCCTTTAAGCTCTCACCAACGATGATTTTTATCTCTTCTTCAGAGTGCGCTAGTTCATTTTCTTTAGCTGGCTGGATGCCTAAAATTTTAAGTCCAATAGTCGCTAAAATATCAAAAAGCTTAATTACAGGAGAAAATAGCACCCAGAAAAAGTGAAGTGGACGAGCAATTTTTAATACTGAAGTCTCGGCCTTTGCTATAGCAACTGACTTTGGCACAAGCTCGCCCATTACAACGTGAAGTAGCGTAATAAGCGTAAATGCGATCGCAAAACCAACTGTATGAACTAAGATATCACTAAAGTTGAAAACATTCTTAAGTGGGGCTTCTATGAGTCTTGCGACTGCTGGTTCACCGATCCAACCAAGGGCAAGTGAGCTTAGTGTGATGCCAAGCTGAGTGGCACTAAGATAGGTATCAAGCTTGTTTGACATCTCAAAAGCAAGCTGAGCGTTTGGTTTTTTCTCTTTGATAAGCTCTTCAAGTCTAGACTTACGAACTTTAACAAGAGAAAATTCTGATAAAACAAAAAAGGCATTTAGTAAAATGAATGCAATGGCAAGTATTACCATTAAAAGCGAATTATCGCTACTGGGGTTCAATTATGATCCTTAAGAGTTAAAAATTTTTGCCTGATTATAGCGAATTTATATTTAGCGGTCAAATTATCCACGCCCAAAAGTAACAACATTTCTTAAATTTAAGATTTATAAAAAGTTCTTAAATCATATTTTGATAACATTGTTTTCATCACTAAATTTATGGATTTTACAATGAGCAAAAAGAATTTTTCATCGCGCTGGGCATTTATATTGGCCTGTGTTGGATCAGCAGTTGGCATGGCAAATGTCTGGGGCTTTCCTTACAAACTTGGCACAAATGGTGGTGCAGCGTTTTTACTCATCTATGTTTTTTTTATAGCTCTTTTTTCATATGTTGGTCTAAGCGCAGAGTATGCGATTGGCAGACGTGCAAAAACTGGTACGCTTGGATCATATAAATATGCTTGGCAAAGTAGAAATTTAGGTGTATTTGGCAGTATTATTGGCTGGCTTCCGCTTGCTGGCTCACTTTGTATAGCTATTGGCTACGCAGTTATCATCGCCTACGTACTAAAAGCCCTTACTCAGGCACTTACTGGCTCATTTATGAGTGTTGATACGAACGTTTGGTTTAACTCATTTGCACTTCAAGATTACTCAGTCTTGCCTTATCATTTTATCATCGTTGTTGGCACGCTTCTTACACTATTTTTTGGGGCAAAAAGTATCGAAAAAACAAATCAAATAATGATGCCACTGTTTTTTGTATTATTTAGCATTTTGGCTATAAATGTCGCGATGCTACCAAATGCATTTGATGGGTATAAATTCCTTTTTATTCCTGACTTTAGTAAGCTTGCGGACCCGATGGTATGGGTTTCTGCGATGGGTCAAGCCTTTTTCTCACTCTCTATCACAGGATCTGGCATGATAGTTTATGGAGCGTACCTTTCAAAAGATGAAGATATCGTTGAAAGTGCTAAAACAACGGCCTTTTTTGATACTATCGCAGCTCTTGTGGCGGCTCTTGTTATGATCCCAGCGGTCTTCGCCTATGCTATGGATCCAGCCGAAGGTCCAAAGCTACTTTTTGTAACGCTTCCAAAAATTTTACAAAATATGATCGGTGGACAAATTTTTGCCATTATTTTATTTACAGCTGTTATCTTTGGCGGTATCACCTCGCTTCAAAATATGTTTGAAGTAGTCGCCGAGTCACTAATGCATAAATTTCCGTTTCTTAGTAGATTTTGGACACTCACGCTACTTTGTGCAGTTTGCTTTGGCATAGGAGCATTTATGGAGCCTATTAGCAGTTGGGGGCCTTGGATGGACTTTGTGTCGATCTATATCATCCCAATTGGCGCGGTAATCGGTGCTATTTCTTGGTTTTGGATTATTAAAAAAGAAGAAATTTTAGACGAGATAAATTCTGGAGCAAATAAATCTTATGGTAATTTCTGGTATTTTGTAGGCAAATTTATCTACGTTCCGCTAACATTTTTACTTTGTATCATAGCCGTAAGTAAGGGAATTTCTTTTTAATTTTAGCTCACCAAAAAATGAGCTAAATTTAAAAATTTTTGAAGTTATCTTAGTTTTTTTGTGCCGATGTAAGTGGCAAAAATTTCTTGTGAGCCATCTTTTTTAAATAAAATAACATCGTATTGTTCAGCTTTACTGCCTTGCTCCATACCTTGGCTCTCCATCGGCATACCAGGTACTGCGATACCAACTACGTCTTTTGGCTTAAGCTCTAGTAGGCGTTTTACCTCATCGGCTGGGACATGACCTTCTATGATATATCCATTGATAATTGCTGTATGGCAGCTTGAAAGCTCTAGCGGCACGTTAAATTCTTTCTTAACTTTAGCTATATCATCTACTTTTATGACCTCTTCGCTAAATCCAGCCTTCTGCATCGCCTCACCCCAGCTAGTACAACATCCACAAGTCGGGCTTTTATAGACCTTCATATCAGCCGCGAACGCAAATGTTGCAAAAAAGCCAAGAGCCAAAAATACTAATTTCTTCATCATTTTCCTTTACGTAAAATTTGCAAAATGATATAGCTCACATTTAAATTTTATATAAATGCTTAATATTGCTTGCTATAATTCGCCAAAATTTACAAAAGGCACTTTATGTTTTCATCATTTTTTAAAGATAAAAAATGGGCACTC
Proteins encoded in this window:
- a CDS encoding sodium-dependent transporter, translating into MSKKNFSSRWAFILACVGSAVGMANVWGFPYKLGTNGGAAFLLIYVFFIALFSYVGLSAEYAIGRRAKTGTLGSYKYAWQSRNLGVFGSIIGWLPLAGSLCIAIGYAVIIAYVLKALTQALTGSFMSVDTNVWFNSFALQDYSVLPYHFIIVVGTLLTLFFGAKSIEKTNQIMMPLFFVLFSILAINVAMLPNAFDGYKFLFIPDFSKLADPMVWVSAMGQAFFSLSITGSGMIVYGAYLSKDEDIVESAKTTAFFDTIAALVAALVMIPAVFAYAMDPAEGPKLLFVTLPKILQNMIGGQIFAIILFTAVIFGGITSLQNMFEVVAESLMHKFPFLSRFWTLTLLCAVCFGIGAFMEPISSWGPWMDFVSIYIIPIGAVIGAISWFWIIKKEEILDEINSGANKSYGNFWYFVGKFIYVPLTFLLCIIAVSKGISF
- a CDS encoding hemolysin family protein; the encoded protein is MVILAIAFILLNAFFVLSEFSLVKVRKSRLEELIKEKKPNAQLAFEMSNKLDTYLSATQLGITLSSLALGWIGEPAVARLIEAPLKNVFNFSDILVHTVGFAIAFTLITLLHVVMGELVPKSVAIAKAETSVLKIARPLHFFWVLFSPVIKLFDILATIGLKILGIQPAKENELAHSEEEIKIIVGESLKGGVLDSFETEIIKNAVDFSDTVAKEIMTPRRDMICINKQKSFEENLQVVFESKYTRFPYIDGSKDIILGMIHIRDILQLHFSKDKEKSFDSIVRKFVIVPESLSISKVLVMMNKEQISAALVVDEYGGTAGLLTMEDIMEEVLGDFNDEHDEVDQHYKKINDNIYEFQGRYDLESVEEVLGISFDEETDQVTIGGYVFNLIGRLPVVGDKIEDENCYYEVRKMDGASISRVKVRKKIKNEEESIQS
- a CDS encoding fumarate hydratase, with the translated sequence MRIINTKDIREVVAKLCKQACYVVTPDLKAAFTKAQSNESSSLGKDILGKILQNAKLAEEGVAPICQDTGMTVVFVQIGQDVHIEGGYIEDAINEGIAEGYIEGYLRKSVVAEPLFERKNTTNNTPAVIHTRIVPGDKLKIKVAPKGFGSENKSVLKMLVPADGIEGVKKVFLEAVKYAGPNACPPLTIGVGIGGTMDKAALLAKEAAVRSVDSKNSDPRYAKLEDELLELACKTGVGPQGLGGDTTAVKVNVEWYPTHIAGLPVAININCHAARHADAEL
- a CDS encoding DUF411 domain-containing protein, with the translated sequence MKKLVFLALGFFATFAFAADMKVYKSPTCGCCTSWGEAMQKAGFSEEVIKVDDIAKVKKEFNVPLELSSCHTAIINGYIIEGHVPADEVKRLLELKPKDVVGIAVPGMPMESQGMEQGSKAEQYDVILFKKDGSQEIFATYIGTKKLR